The Salifodinibacter halophilus DNA window GCTGGGGTCGCTGGCGGCGGCCGCGCTGGTGTACTGGGGCGCGCCGCAGCGGCCGTGGCTGTTCGCGCTGTTGCCGTTGTGGATGTTCGCGCGCATGGCCCTGAACGCCATCGACGGCATGCTGGCGCGCGAG harbors:
- a CDS encoding CDP-alcohol phosphatidyltransferase family protein, encoding SIYALKGRFQDLLRPLVRRFYAAGVSANQVTLAPALGSLAAAALVYWGAPQRPWLFALLPLWMFARMALNAIDGMLARE